Part of the Paroedura picta isolate Pp20150507F chromosome 3, Ppicta_v3.0, whole genome shotgun sequence genome is shown below.
agaaccgacttttcttcctcttccttgtttCCTCGGGGCAGGATGCGGGGGTGATCGCAGCCATCGTGGTGTCGACTCTTGTTTTCGGCCTACTGCTGATCGGCCTGCTGGTCTTCATGGGCTTCAAAGTCCGGGAGAAGCGCCAGACCGAGGGCACCTACCGGCCGAGCAGCGAGGAGCAGGCGGGGGCCCGCGTGGCGACAAACGCCAACCTCAAGCTGCCTCCGGAAGAGCGACTCATCTGAAGCCGGGCGAGGGGTCCGGAGCCACTTGGGACTCCCAAAGCAAAAGGAGCCGACTCTTCTCAGGCTGGCCTTTGCCGGGGCCCCCCGCAGCCTCCGGGACCGTCTGCCCACAAACCCCAGGAGTTGACCGCTGGCATTTGATGCCGCCTTGGGCTTGGACCTCATTCCTCCCTGCCTGCTGGACCAGGGCGGGGGTGGAGgtgagctggctggctggtgcCATCTGCCTGCTCTGGCGTCTCCTCCCTTGGGGAAGAGCCAAGAggagatctgctgctgctgctgctgctggaggctcCACCAATGGTCGTTTTGCGTGTCTGGGGGAGCTCCGGTGGTTTCCAGAGACCTGCCGCTTGTGTTCACGGGATGGGGGGATGTTGGGGttgtatatttaattttttaaaaagccgagCGTGTTGCACTGTGCCTTGAAGCGTGCCACTATTTAATAAAATGACCCACGTGCCCCTGGCTCTTCCGCCACCGTGAGGGCAGCTGGGCCCGGAAGGACATTCTCTCCGGGTGCCTCCTTGGGCTTGTGGCTGCCGGGCTGGAAATGCGACCCCGGACTCCTTTGAATAAATAAAGGGAAGGCAAAACTCAGCcgagcagagggagggggggcaggcctCCGAGGGGGCCGGTCGGCTTCTCGGCCAAGACAGTCCGAAACCTGCGCCGGGGCCTCGTGCGGACCGACAGCTCCCCGGACTGCTGTGCTTTGGGCCCTTCTGTGTCCCTTTCCGGGAGGGCAGGCTGGTCTGAGtgtgcagagggagggagagtccaAGCCCGGTCAGAGCtcagcctcctggctgctcttTGGGGGCAACGGTCGGTCGCCTTCGGGGGCTGCCTTCCCAGTTCCGACCTTTGTGCAGCTCTGATCTGTCCCCTGCCTTATCtgcagttggggaggggaggggaggggaggggagagagcctTCACAACAGGGCAGATTCGCTCTTGAAGAATTGCAGAAAGCCAACTCTGAAAGAAATGCGGCCATCCCAGGTTAGGAAATGCTTGAAGGTTTGGGGTGCATCCTAGGGAGAAAAGGGACCCCAGCGGGGCACAAGGCCTCAgaatctgatctctgcagtctggagaggagctggaattccaggggatccccaggccccacctggaggctggcatccctgaccctcagaggggtccaaggccacagagtccccctcccaagcagccctcttctccaggggaactgatctctgcagtctggagaggagctggaattccaggggatccccaggccccacctggaggctggcatccctcacccacagtggggtccaaggccacagagtcccccctcccaagcagccctttcctccaggggatctgatctctgcagtctggagaggagctggaattccaggggatccccaggccccacctggaggctggcatcccttaccctcagtggggtccaaggccacagagtcccccctcccaagcagccctcttctccaggggaactgatctctgcagtctggagaggagctggaattccaggggattcccaggccccacctggaggctggcatccctgaccctcagtggggtccaaggccacagagtcccccctcccaagcagcccttttctccaggggaactgatctctgcagtctggagaggagctggaattccaggggatccccaggccccacctggaggctggcatccctgaccctcagtggggcccaaggccacagtcccccctcccaagcagtcctttcctccaggggaactgatctctgcagtctggagaggagctggaactccaggggacccccaggccccacctggaggttggcatccaaaGTTAGCATTTGAGATGCTGCCCAGAGGCTGCATAAAAGGAAGGGGAGTTTCTAAGGATTTCATAGACCATGGTGGAGTCCTGCTAaagtctccccccttcccccggctCCACCCCACCCAAATCTCCGCGTATCCCCCGCCACCCAGAGCTGGCCCTCCCGACTGGAGATGGGGCAGGGTCGAACTGTGCTGAGGGCGTGGAGTGCTGGTTCCGGAGAAAAGTGGCAGCCAGCCTTGCTACTTTCTGACTCTGAGGATCTGGCTCAGAAAGGTCCCCCTCTtagggtgccaatctccaggaggggtCAGGAGACTCCTCAGAACTACACCGCCGGATGCGAAAGATCTGTTCTCCTGGGTGGTCTCTATGCCGTTGTTCCCCCCTCAAGCCCAACCCTCCCCAGTCCCCACTCCCCCAGAGTTCGGAGCCCTAagctaattctgcacttactttgtttattccgttgtggatcctgctgaattcagatcaatttgaactcgggtcttcctctatttccctcccccaattgaaacagaaaagtgttctgcactgggttggggaagctcagaaccgggggaggggggggaacagccAAGTGCTTTCtgttcttgaatggggggggggtagggaggaaacagcagaggaggggagaaaaccaagagagaagttggggcttctggagcacaatcaCTTTTTGCAACTGGgatccaggaagtctttgaactgatgccctggccaatcagggaagactgctttgctaccaagCACAGAGAAgagagttaattcgcaaaaagcagaaatctgcacacttcctgatgctgatttttcaaatatcgaggcttatatcaactccaggatatcgaggggcaaaggcagggtcatcatgtatgttgcagagggaaactgaaagcaccccaaatcaaaatgaagAAATCGAAGTCAGTATAGATGGGaaggattcattcgaactgggagtgggtaaaaagccctgtacaGATGACACCCTCCTTTCTGACCTGTGCAAACGAAGTGGAGGGAATCAGTTCAGCCCTTTGCTTTCGCGGAGTGGGCACCAGGTGGCAGTGTGACCCAGCTGGCCACAGCAGAAGGCAGGCAGGAGAAAGGGAGACACTGAAGGAGAGTTTGAAGCACTCTCAACAGACATTTGTGGTTTTGGTTTAGCATTTTTGGAAGATCTGTCTGAAGAGAGTCTCAACTCCCACCTGCGGATCTCTGCTGGACTGCCATAGACagaaaaaggtctttcccatcccctcctgtctgctccttttaactggcgttttatttatttatttcgagcCATACGGCTCTGGGCTGTTTACATATCACATCATGGGGgaattacatggaacattgcaacAAACATAACAAAGGTTGCTGGGGAATGAGTtgggcaccttctgcatgccaagcaggggctctgccacttgAGTCACCATCTTCCCCCTCAAGCAGGGCTTTGTGAGTCCCCCTCAAGCAGGACTTCCACTgaatcaggacccccccccccatccttccatGTATCAGCATCAGCCTCGTCTACTCAGATTCTCCGGGGTTTACCCCATCATCCCTTTTCAACttgagatgctgccggggattgaaccagggacctgctgcatgccaggcagaggctccgTGCTGGGttgcagccccttccctccctgtgcTAAAGAGCAGTTAGGATGACCGAAATGTGTTTAGCACCATAGACAGGTCTTTTCAGGGGAGCGGATTCATTGACGGATGTATGATCACATGTAGGCATGCTTTAATGAAAAAAGAACCCAGTTTGACTCCggcagggacacctttaagaccagcacacttcctcagagacaatgaaatgaagaagagttggtacttatatgtcccttttctctacctgaaggagtctcaaagcggcttccagttgccttcccttcctctccccacaacagacaccctgtggggtgggtgaggctgacagagccctgagattactgaagaagaagaagagttggtacttatatgccgcttttctctacccgaaggagtctccaagtggcttccattcgccgtccctttcctctccccacagcagacgccctgtgagggaggtggggctgagagagccctgagaaagactgttctgtgaggacagctctaacaggactgtgattagcacaaggccacccagctggctgcatgtgggggagcagggactcaaacccggctcgccagattagaagccccttcTCTTCACCACTACGCAACGCTGGCCCTTCAGCTTGGTGTGGAGGTTACTGATCCGCAAGGGTGAGCAGAAAATTAGCATGCAGCATAAAAAAGATGTTGAACAGAtttaaggaccaaacaggaatctTAATTTATAAGGCTGCCATTTGTTCAGGTTTAATTTTGTGGCGAGGGGGAAACACAGTGATGGagataaatatgtcaaaattggagattgatgggttGATGTACCCTTAACtggggaatgctgagagtaatgactggagcccctgccatggtgcTCCATCCCTCTCCCCTCGAGCATGCTGGTGAATTCAcaggccaaggtctcccagccaGCTGCCATGGCACACTCAACCCCGACGCTCCCAGATTCTGGGCTGGCACTTTCACCATCACACCACCTCGGCTCTCCCTCCCGCATGGGGGTCTCCtctgacgaagtgtgcatgcacatgaaggtttaaccccagaattaaactggggTGTCCCTgggctctgctgctgcttcaggggtttttcaaggtCTAAGGACTCTGTGCTGCATGGTCTTGTCTGGGGTCAGCTGGACACAAGTGGCCATCCTTGGGAGCCCATCCTGACTATTTGGCCCCAGGTCGGTTGTTTTTCGCTCTGCCTTCTGCAGAGCTGACCGGTCACTctatagccccccccctcccccagcacagcCTCGGCCTTCCCTGGCGGCCTCAGGGGCTCCCCATTTCTCCCTGCAGGGTTTCAGAGGCGCCTCCTAGGCCTCAAATCTCTTCTTCAGTTCTGACACCCTGGCTTGGGTCAAAGTCCTGGCGGCCAAAGGGTGGCGGGGAGGGCTGGTGACCCGTCTGGCCATTAAGCCGGTCTCCTGTGCCACAAAGCCCGTGCTCATGGAGCATTTTGCCTCGAGCGATGCTCCGGGGGATGGGGCATCGGGGCCCCCGAGGGCCGGCAGCTCTGCCTTCAGGAGGGGCTTGGCTACTGGGGCAGCAGGCACCTCACCCACCCTTGATGGCTGTTCAGCCTCCTCCCCTGCATGGAGCTCTGTTGCATCGCCACTAAAACCAGGAGCCTCAGGCTTGGCGTTACAGGCCTGTGGATCCTGGGAGGGCTCTGAATCCGCTTCTTCCTGCCGGGGAACGGCTTCGTGCTCAGGGCCCGGACTCTCCTGGATCTCACAGATGCCGTGACTGCTGGATGCAGCTGTGGTCGTTGCCAGCAAAGCCCCCGGCGTATCCCCTTCCTCCAGAGGGGCCGGGGGCACAGCGTCCTCAAGAGAAGCGCTCTCATCCTCCTGATCCTCCGACAGCGTTTCGTGCAGGGTCTCCTCGCTGGGTCCCAGCTGCAACAGGCAAGACGAGTTgggtgtgtggttggggggggggtaagttacCCTCCTTAGCCGCTGCAGTGCTGCATGGCTGGAAGGGGAACCCGGCTGAGGCCCTGACTTTGGAGGGTCCCTTCTACCTGGGCATAGAAGCTCTGGTCCTCCAGGTTGGAGAAGTCCAGGCTGCGCGTCCCGAAAAGAGGCCGTCCCGCTCGGCTGGGCTCCAGGAAGCTTAGCGTCTCGAAGATCTCTCCCAAGAGGTCGATCCCGCCCGGTTCAAGGAAGTCTGGATCCAGATCTTCACCTCCAACTGGGAAGTCGTCCGGGTCCGAGGGGAAATCTGGGGGAGGTGGGCTGGAAGAGGCGGGAAGAtccacaaggggaaaaaatgcattTGGAGAAACACACAAAAAGACCACAAGGTATCCTGGGAAGAGGGCatgggggaggtggggcagaggacacctttaaaaaaaaaacaatattaacaTGTGTCCATATATATGTGGACAGgagtgccaacttccaggtggggcagggagatctcccagaattcgaacggatttccagacaacagagaacagTTTGACGGACAGAAACAGTGGCTCTGTAGAGTGGGGTcatcagcaggggtagtcaacctgtggtactccagatgttcatggactacaattcccacgagcccctgccagcgtttgctggcaggggctcgtgggaattgtagtccatgaacatctggaggaccacaggttgactacccctggtctacagcattaTGCCAAGGGTGGCCAGACCTGGGTTAGGAAATCCCTGCAGATTTTCGGGGTGGATCTTGGGGAGGCTGGGGCCTGGAGAGAGGGGGGATTTCAATGGTGTATAAATGCCAGAGGGAGCCCCTTCTAAagcggccatttcctccagggaaactgatctttttcATCTGGAGAGGGACCGTAACAGTGGGCAATCTCCAGCTGtcccctggagtttggcaacggTAATTCTACTTCCTCTGAGGTGCCTCCCCAAACCCATAAAATAGAACACGTAAAATTGCATAAACCCCAAATTTAAGAACACAATTTGGGGCTGTTTTTAGGACCAAACATGGTCCTAAATAAAACTTTCTTCTTCTGCGTCCTAAAAATTGACACCGAGGGGGCCAGAAACACCTCATTGGGTAGCTTGTCCTctaatcatggggctgccaccaaaaaggccctgccttgTGGGTCCTCCAGGTAAGTTTCTTTGACCGGTGGAGGACTCATGAGGGCCTCTCTCTGAGAATTCCCAGGCAGGAAACCCTCAATCCCACACCATGTCGGGCTTCACAAC
Proteins encoded:
- the CRB3 gene encoding protein crumbs homolog 3 isoform X1, whose amino-acid sequence is MAGSGQLAFLVTFSLQNFLPSVLGQADNSTVGPTPSTTPSNPLKDAGVIAAIVVSTLVFGLLLIGLLVFMGFKVREKRQTEGTYRPSSEEQAGARVATNANLKLPPEERLI
- the CRB3 gene encoding protein crumbs homolog 3 isoform X2; protein product: MAGSGQLAFLVTFSLQNFLPSVLGQDNSTVGPTPSTTPSNPLKDAGVIAAIVVSTLVFGLLLIGLLVFMGFKVREKRQTEGTYRPSSEEQAGARVATNANLKLPPEERLI